The segment AATATTTAATATCCCCTTCCTCTACCTGGGATATAAAAAAATTGGAAAAACTTTTAGTGTGAATGCCCTCCTGGCTGTATTTCTACTTTCAATTTTAATGAATTTCATCACCTTCCCTCAGGTTACCAGTGATAAAGTACTTATTGCGGTTTTTGGCGGTTTATTTATTGGTCTTGGAATAGGATTGGTAATTAGAGGAGGCGGTGTAATTGACGGCTTAGAAATCATTGCTCATTACACAAACAAGAAATTTGGCTTTTCCACAAGTGAAATTATTATGGCATTCAATTCTCTGCTTTTTATAGGTGCAGCCTTTGAATTTGGGATTGAGACTGCAATGTATTCCATTTTGGTCTATTATACTGCCATGAAGACATCAGATTATATTGTTGACGGCTTCGAAGAATTTACTGCTTTATCTATCATTTCAAAAGATTTTGACAAGGTTAAGTCTCTTATCGTTAATGATTTTGGTAAAGCTATAACAGTATATAAAGGAGAAAGAGGTTATCTTCCAAACGCATTCAATGTTAAGCATGATTGTGATATTGTTATGACTATAGTAACACGGCTTGAAATTCACAGGATGAAAGTGGCTATAAAAGAAATAGATCCCCAGGCATTCTTCTATGTGCAAAGGATCAAAGAAGTTACAGGAGGAATAGGGAAACATAATAACCTGCAACATTAAATGGAATTTTTTCAAAAGGTTTACGACAAGGTAATTACTGATTTGGAACAGGGCCTTCCCCCCTGGCTTACTTATCACAATGCAAATCACACCAGGTATGTATTACAAAAAGCAGAAGAAATTGCCAAAGAAGAAAATGTTTTTGGACAGGATTTACTACTGGTAAAGGTTGCCGCGCTTTATCACGACACAGGATTCCTTAAGGATCGCCCGGATCACGAAAAGCTAAGCTGCGAAATTTTCATAAAAGATTTTAAAGTTTCACATTTTTCTCCTGTTGAAAAAGAAAAGATCTGCAAAATAATTAAGGCTACCAAGGTGCCGCAAAATCCTAACACCCTGCTAGAAAAAATTGTAGCAGATGCTGATCTTGAATACCTGGGAACCGAACTTTTTAATAGCTTTAGTAGAAATCTACACCGTGAAATCCTTCATTTTGAACCAGATATAAAAGACCGGGCCTGGGATGAATTACAGATAAATTTCCTTTCAAACCACAAGTACCACACTAAATTTTGCAAAAGTAAAAAGGAGCTAGGTAAAACAGAAAAATCTGCTCGTAGTAAAAGAAAGGTTAATGGCACATAAATAAGAAAGAAGATAATTTTGTTTTTGCTATCCCCTCATCCCCCTTTTTCTACCTTTATTTCAAAGAGTTTTTTCATTTAAAAAAGTTGATCATAAGCTTCTATAATTACCTCTTAATTTTTAGCTAAACACAGGGTTTCCCTTCAGGTGGCTATTATCTTTGTGAAAATATGTAACTATGAATAGTAAGTTCTACGATATCTCTGCCATTGACATAAAGGGTAAGGAAATTAATATGAGCGCATTTAAAGGAAAAATAGTATTAATTGTAAACACCGCCTCAAAGTGCGGTTTTACTCCTCAACTGGAGGGACTTGAAATGCTTAATAAGAAGTACACAAAGGATGGATTGGTTATTCATTGATTTCCCTGTAATCAATTTGGTAAGCAGGAGCCCGGAGACGAGAAATCTATTGAAGAAGGGTGTATAATCAATTATGGAGTGAATTTTTTAATGTTTTCTAAAGTTGATGTGAATGGTGATCACGCGCATCCTATTTATAAATATTTGAAAGGAGAATTAGGTGGAATTTTTGGCAGTAGAATAAAGTGGAATTTCACTAAATTTTTGATTAACCGGGAAGGAAAACCAGTAAAGAGATTTTCTCCCACAACAAAACCGGAGAGTCTTGAAAAATATATTCAGAAATTGTTATAGGTAACAGGAGCTATCTCTGTTTTACTATCTCAATTGGTAACTTTGAAAAATCATTTTAAGCTTTTCTAGATCTTTTTATTCTGAAAAAACAGTTGTACCAATGATGATTGCTGTATAATAAACAAATTAAAATTTATTTTATAGGCTCAATTAATTTTTGTTTTTTTAACAGAAATATCTAATACATTTGTTTGTTATTTTCAGGAAATGAATTTCTTAATTTTAAAGAGGCTAAGTTTATTTATTCTGCTCTTTGCGGGTAATACTGGTTTTGCATTTCCTTCAACTGAGAACACTGAAGATTTTGAAAAAAAGGGAATATCATATGATATTTCTGAAGATATACAGGATCTTTTTTTCAGCACATTATCCGGAGAAAATTCTTTTGATACACTTCGTCTTTTTTCCAACGGCGCAGGGAACTTTTACTTTCAGAGTTCCTATGTCGCAAGGAAAGCAATTAGATATATTGAATTCTCAAGGTCAATAGATCCCGGGCTCAATGTGTCTAAAATAATTTTTCCCTTTCATTCTTTTATCTAATTTATCTTTTAGCTCAAGCTCTCACGGGGCTTAAATTAAATTAGTGTACAACCTATCGCAGG is part of the Antarcticibacterium sp. 1MA-6-2 genome and harbors:
- a CDS encoding YitT family protein; the encoded protein is MFNIPFLYLGYKKIGKTFSVNALLAVFLLSILMNFITFPQVTSDKVLIAVFGGLFIGLGIGLVIRGGGVIDGLEIIAHYTNKKFGFSTSEIIMAFNSLLFIGAAFEFGIETAMYSILVYYTAMKTSDYIVDGFEEFTALSIISKDFDKVKSLIVNDFGKAITVYKGERGYLPNAFNVKHDCDIVMTIVTRLEIHRMKVAIKEIDPQAFFYVQRIKEVTGGIGKHNNLQH
- a CDS encoding HD domain-containing protein — protein: MEFFQKVYDKVITDLEQGLPPWLTYHNANHTRYVLQKAEEIAKEENVFGQDLLLVKVAALYHDTGFLKDRPDHEKLSCEIFIKDFKVSHFSPVEKEKICKIIKATKVPQNPNTLLEKIVADADLEYLGTELFNSFSRNLHREILHFEPDIKDRAWDELQINFLSNHKYHTKFCKSKKELGKTEKSARSKRKVNGT